The DNA window tttacagcagaaataACATGTATACAGTAtggtacaaattgtggttttggtctacatagctaattttgcccttcatgacaactgtgaggggggtgaattttttttgtgACCCATCTGTTAATTATATAtcaagccttaaagttctgcataattaagggcggggccacttgagtgacaggtggattgcCGTTGCTGTCACCACTAGCCATTTGTCTGCTACCGTCACGTCACCTCAGCTCCACCcacgtcccgcctctttgcccattttcagttatccgggagtgacgcgCTGCCAAGATGGCAACGGCCGGCTTTAGGTTTCAGAAATGTTCTTCTACAGGTGACGTCACAGACACTACgtacatattttaatatataaagattttttttttaggtacaATTCTAGGGATCTTTTTACCAAACAGATTTGTGTCCCTTTTACacatatatgtaaaaaaatatatatgataatGAATAGCTGATGCTGACTTATACTGttaatatagatatttttgatgtCCCCAGGTTTGGCGTCAACCTTGTTACCATATTTTTCCctttttaaagtcattatttatttaaatcaaaaaatcataatttcaaaaAGTGCACTCTTCAGCAACAATAAATTCTCTTTTTATAACATTATCTTATATTATGTTACTGTTTTTAGTCAGGGATTATCTTGATGTCAACTCTGTTGCTTATCATGATGGCCACTCTTGCAATGATATTGTTTAATAAACAGTTGATAATATTCATTAGATACATGTACAAATATAATTTACTTTATTAAACACctaaatacattatttatctgatagaatgtttaaaatgtttcaaatttattttaattatcacTTTCAAAATCAAAGGCACTCATTTAATAAAATGATGAATTACAATAACCTCatgcatttgcattttatttgccTACATTGGATCACCTTACCTGGTTCCATGTTGAGAGCCAGACTCTGTGCCACTTCCCCAGGAGGAAGAAGCCCTGGCCATGTTGCAGTGGGTTCCAGCTTTCCCACTTCATAATGCCCAGGCAGCGTTGGGAGATGAGGCGGCCGGACGGCAGGCATCAGAAGAGGTCCGTAGTGGGCATCCAGCCCAGGAGTGGAGTACAGTTCGTGGAGGGGCCGTGGTGGGGGATAAGGCTGGCTTTGAGAGTAGCTCCAGGACTCTGATGGGTGCGGGTGAGCGTGCGAATGAGGCAGACCGGGGTGCAAGGCCGGGGCGTAGGGGTCCATAGCATAGGTGGGAGCACCTGCAGGATCACAGTGGGGTCGGCTGGGTGGAGAGGGGTAGTTACTGTCCCAGAAAGATGGAGGGAAACTGCGTCGACTGCTTGAGGATGAAGCTTCTGATGGGgagagaaaagaaagagagaatgaCAAAGAGAAACAGAGAGTAAAGGGTATAAAATTTTGTTTGCATGGAAAGAAACTgttggctatcaccagaccaagctcaatttaaaattgaacattggtctggggagtcagctatgtattttctactgcatTTTCTACTGCATATTcatgcaattggatagtccttcaaccaatcagatgaaCGATCcaggtgacgtactttgcagagcaaCGTGAAAACTACAGACGTAATCGTGTAATACCTGCCAATAGcaagcaaggtggataagccagtctgtgattggttcctgcaaaagtgtaacagaagcagtagaaatgaatgtacgggtttccacactgagttgccgggcgaaatcaaatcgccagcagatcaggctgggtttacccagtctacaGAAACTGTACATTTTGCTAATTATTTAAGACTTTTTGGGGAGGATCAACTTCTTAACGATTTTCTGTCCAAATTTGAGGTATTTCTCACAGAACAAAATGTTTTAGAGCCCCTTGCTTAGTTAGCTAACAGTCAactaatgaagaaaaaaaaattttgtgatatgtaaatatataaaattagaaATGACAGTACAGTATGATTCATGGTCAGAGACTAATGGGGCTTTGGGGCAAAAATGCtaccaaaattaataaaaaatgccTCTAAAATTCAAATATTGGTGCAAAAAATGACCCctatgaggttttttttttttttttttttactttatatttataacatacagtatatttaaGCAATCATATGAGCAAGAGTACTATATTTCCCATTATAAGTACAACTGAAAATATGATATTTATATTCAATAAACAAAAAGTTATTATTAAGTGACTTATCTTAAGGCACAATATTGTCAgtattgtctgtttttgctgtattttgctAATggaaatagttccaaacaaagccaGAAACAGAACAGTTGTGCATCTCCCAGCAACACACAATGGTGTTCTCTTTCTGAATGGATCTGCTTTTTTGATTGAGT is part of the Chanodichthys erythropterus isolate Z2021 chromosome 18, ASM2448905v1, whole genome shotgun sequence genome and encodes:
- the vgll2b gene encoding transcription cofactor vestigial-like protein 2b isoform X2; this translates as MDSVGVPCCSEGVPVSAGSSSSGGPSPSPYPSAGQVEEAAKDKEVGEAEYLSSRCILFTYYQGDISSVVDEHFSRALSTYMEAEGKKRHSDPSTEASSSSSRRSFPPSFWDSNYPSPPSRPHCDPAGAPTYAMDPYAPALHPGLPHSHAHPHPSESWSYSQSQPYPPPRPLHELYSTPGLDAHYGPLLMPAVRPPHLPTLPGHYEVGKLEPTATWPGLLPPGEVAQSLALNMEPGLQHHKKGKELYWF
- the vgll2b gene encoding transcription cofactor vestigial-like protein 2b isoform X3; translation: MVITHRTRTKLQRSSALYRDLMDSVGVPCCSEGVPVSAGSSSSGGPSPSPYPSAGQVEEAAKDKEVGEAEYLSSRCILFTYYQGDISSVVDEHFSRALSTYMEAEGKKRHSDPSTEASSSSSRRSFPPSFWDSNYPSPPSRPHCDPAGAPTYAMDPYAPALHPGLPHSHAHPHPSESWSYSQSQPYPPPRPLHELYSTPGLDAHYGPLLMPAVRPPHLPTLPGHYEVGKLEPTATWPGLLPPGEVAQSLALNMEPGLQHHKKGKELYWF